A window from Bos indicus isolate NIAB-ARS_2022 breed Sahiwal x Tharparkar chromosome 1, NIAB-ARS_B.indTharparkar_mat_pri_1.0, whole genome shotgun sequence encodes these proteins:
- the ACTRT3 gene encoding actin-related protein T3 isoform X1, producing the protein MRLGKEIDKVLFQEFEKHEPCPALYDTFLVQISAPFVDFKGASDNFPQEPGQASRSQGSPSSRETGGGGGGMSYYQLPVVIDNGSGVIKAGLAGSREPQFVYSNIVGRTKGLTCGVEVCVGDQAEQRRSSLSISYPVERGLITSWGDMEIMWKHIYDDNLRLKPCDGPVLITESALNPLANRQRVTEVFFEYLEVPAFFMSVQGVLALFAAGFTTGFVLNSGAGVTQCVPIFEGYCLPHGVQQLDLAGLDLTNYLMMLLKENGIMLLRTSERKIITDIKETYCYVAMNFEEEKAKKADCIEKIYQLPDGKRFKLHNQLFYCPEALFSPSLMHLETPGIDKMCFSSIMKCDADLRNAFFSNIILAGGSTSFPGLEKRLVKDIAKMVPANTPVQVIAPPERKISVWMGGSILASLSAFQDMWITAAEYKEVGSNIVHQRCF; encoded by the exons ATGCGCTTGGGGAAAG aaattgACAAAGTTCTCTTTCAAGAATTTGAAAAGCATGAACCTTGCCCCGCCTTATACGACACTTTCCTGGTTCAAATCTCTGCACCTTTTGTCGATTTCAAGGGCGCATCTGATAACTTCCCGCAGGAGCCTGGACAGGCGT CCCGCAGCCAGGGCAGTCCGAGCAGCCGGGAGacaggaggcggcggcggcggcatgAGCTACTACCAGCTACCAGTGGTGATCGACAACGGCTCAGGAGTGATCAAGGCGGGCCTGGCCGGGTCCCGGGAGCCTCAGTTTGTCTACTCGAACATTGTGGGCCGCACCAAAGGCCTGACGTGCGGCGTCGAAGTGTGCGTGGGAGACCAAGCGGAGCAGCGGAGAAGCTCGCTTTCCATCAG CTACCCAGTGGAACgtggtctcattacttcatggggGGACATGGAGATCATGTGGAAGCATATCTATGACGACAACCTCAGGCTAAAGCCCTGTGATGGCCCAGTTTTGATTACAGAGTCAGCACTGAACCCACTGGCCAATCGGCAACGGGTCACTGAGGTGTTTTTTGAATATCTGGAGGTTCCTGCCTTCTTTATGTCCGTCCAGGGGGTGCTAGCTCTCTTTGCTGCTGGCTTCACAACTGGCTTTGTGCTCAATTCAGGTGCTGGGGTTACCCAGTGTGTACCCATCTTTGAGGGTTACTGTCTGCCTCATGGTGTCCAGCAGCTAGATCTGGCAGGTCTTGACCTCACCAACTACCTCATGATGCTGCTGAAGGAGAATGGCATCATGCTGCTTCGTACTTCAGAAAGAAAGATCATCACGGACATTAAGGAAACCTATTGCTATGTGGCAATGAACTTTGAAGAAGAAAAGGCCAAGaaagctgactgtatagagaagATTTACCAACTACCTGACGGGAAGAGGTTCAAGCTCCATAACCAGCTCTTTTATTGTCCAGAGGCCCTCTTCTCTCCAAGTCTTATGCACCTTGAGACCCCTGGCATTGATAAGATGTGCTTCAGCAGCATAATGAAATGTGATGCAGATCTGAGGAATGCTTTTTTCTCCAATATTATCCTTGCTGGGGGATCAACCTCTTTCCCTGGTTTAGAGAAACGTCTAGTTAAGGATATAGCAAAGATGGTGCCTGCCAACACCCCTGTGCAAGTTATTGCTCCCCCAGAAAGGAAAATATCAGTGTGGATGGGAGGTTCTATTCTTGCATCCCTGTCTGCCTTCCAGGACATGTGGATCACTGCTGCAGAATATAAAGAAGTTGGATCCAATATAGTACACCAGAGATGCTTCTGA
- the ACTRT3 gene encoding actin-related protein T3 isoform X2, with protein sequence MSYYQLPVVIDNGSGVIKAGLAGSREPQFVYSNIVGRTKGLTCGVEVCVGDQAEQRRSSLSISYPVERGLITSWGDMEIMWKHIYDDNLRLKPCDGPVLITESALNPLANRQRVTEVFFEYLEVPAFFMSVQGVLALFAAGFTTGFVLNSGAGVTQCVPIFEGYCLPHGVQQLDLAGLDLTNYLMMLLKENGIMLLRTSERKIITDIKETYCYVAMNFEEEKAKKADCIEKIYQLPDGKRFKLHNQLFYCPEALFSPSLMHLETPGIDKMCFSSIMKCDADLRNAFFSNIILAGGSTSFPGLEKRLVKDIAKMVPANTPVQVIAPPERKISVWMGGSILASLSAFQDMWITAAEYKEVGSNIVHQRCF encoded by the exons atgAGCTACTACCAGCTACCAGTGGTGATCGACAACGGCTCAGGAGTGATCAAGGCGGGCCTGGCCGGGTCCCGGGAGCCTCAGTTTGTCTACTCGAACATTGTGGGCCGCACCAAAGGCCTGACGTGCGGCGTCGAAGTGTGCGTGGGAGACCAAGCGGAGCAGCGGAGAAGCTCGCTTTCCATCAG CTACCCAGTGGAACgtggtctcattacttcatggggGGACATGGAGATCATGTGGAAGCATATCTATGACGACAACCTCAGGCTAAAGCCCTGTGATGGCCCAGTTTTGATTACAGAGTCAGCACTGAACCCACTGGCCAATCGGCAACGGGTCACTGAGGTGTTTTTTGAATATCTGGAGGTTCCTGCCTTCTTTATGTCCGTCCAGGGGGTGCTAGCTCTCTTTGCTGCTGGCTTCACAACTGGCTTTGTGCTCAATTCAGGTGCTGGGGTTACCCAGTGTGTACCCATCTTTGAGGGTTACTGTCTGCCTCATGGTGTCCAGCAGCTAGATCTGGCAGGTCTTGACCTCACCAACTACCTCATGATGCTGCTGAAGGAGAATGGCATCATGCTGCTTCGTACTTCAGAAAGAAAGATCATCACGGACATTAAGGAAACCTATTGCTATGTGGCAATGAACTTTGAAGAAGAAAAGGCCAAGaaagctgactgtatagagaagATTTACCAACTACCTGACGGGAAGAGGTTCAAGCTCCATAACCAGCTCTTTTATTGTCCAGAGGCCCTCTTCTCTCCAAGTCTTATGCACCTTGAGACCCCTGGCATTGATAAGATGTGCTTCAGCAGCATAATGAAATGTGATGCAGATCTGAGGAATGCTTTTTTCTCCAATATTATCCTTGCTGGGGGATCAACCTCTTTCCCTGGTTTAGAGAAACGTCTAGTTAAGGATATAGCAAAGATGGTGCCTGCCAACACCCCTGTGCAAGTTATTGCTCCCCCAGAAAGGAAAATATCAGTGTGGATGGGAGGTTCTATTCTTGCATCCCTGTCTGCCTTCCAGGACATGTGGATCACTGCTGCAGAATATAAAGAAGTTGGATCCAATATAGTACACCAGAGATGCTTCTGA